A DNA window from Maribellus comscasis contains the following coding sequences:
- the tdh gene encoding L-threonine 3-dehydrogenase: MKALVKSKPEKGIWMEEVPIPKVGPNDVLLKVKYSAVCGTDLHIYKWDEWAQQTIKTPVVIGHEYMGTVVEVGSEVDRVKIGERVTVEGHISCGFCRNCRRGRQHICDNTIGIGVHQDGGFAEYISVPAKNVLHIDKRIPDEIMAIMDPMGNATHTALSFPLLGEDVLITGIGGPIGAMATAICKFAGARNIIGTDLSKFRRDLARKMGATRVIDPTKESIREAMEKHDMVAGFDIGLECSGSPAAFNDMVNHMYNGGKISLLGLLPQNTQINWSKLIFKGLTLKGIYGREMYETWYHMEMMLTTGLDISPVITHRFSADDFQKAFNIMEEGNCGKVILNWE, encoded by the coding sequence ATGAAAGCTCTGGTAAAAAGTAAACCTGAAAAAGGTATCTGGATGGAAGAAGTTCCAATTCCAAAAGTTGGTCCGAACGATGTGTTGTTAAAAGTAAAATATTCCGCTGTTTGCGGAACCGATTTACATATTTACAAATGGGATGAGTGGGCACAACAAACCATAAAAACTCCGGTAGTTATTGGGCACGAATATATGGGAACTGTGGTTGAAGTTGGCTCCGAAGTTGATCGGGTGAAAATTGGCGAACGGGTGACTGTGGAAGGACATATTTCCTGTGGATTTTGTCGCAATTGCCGGCGTGGAAGACAACATATCTGCGATAACACCATTGGGATTGGTGTACATCAGGACGGGGGCTTTGCGGAATACATTTCTGTTCCGGCAAAGAACGTTTTACACATAGATAAGCGGATTCCTGACGAAATTATGGCAATTATGGATCCGATGGGAAACGCCACACATACCGCACTTTCATTCCCATTACTTGGTGAAGATGTATTAATTACCGGTATTGGCGGCCCAATTGGCGCCATGGCCACAGCAATTTGCAAATTTGCCGGAGCCAGAAATATTATAGGCACTGATTTAAGCAAATTTCGCCGCGATTTAGCTCGCAAAATGGGAGCTACCCGTGTGATTGATCCTACAAAGGAAAGTATCAGGGAAGCCATGGAAAAACACGATATGGTAGCAGGTTTTGATATAGGACTAGAGTGCTCCGGCTCTCCGGCAGCTTTTAACGATATGGTTAACCACATGTATAACGGAGGTAAAATCAGTTTGCTCGGATTACTTCCACAAAACACTCAAATCAACTGGAGTAAACTCATTTTCAAAGGATTAACACTAAAAGGAATTTATGGGAGGGAGATGTACGAAACCTGGTATCATATGGAAATGATGTTAACCACCGGACTTGACATTTCGCCCGTTATCACACACCGCTTTTCAGCAGATGATTTCCAAAAAGCATTTAACATAATGGAGGAAGGAAATTGTGGAAAAGTAATCTTAAACTGGGAATAA
- a CDS encoding ABC transporter permease — protein MNLPLYIAKRYLISKKKQNIINLISGISISGIIVGTMALIIVLSVMNGFSSLINYFFSSFDADLKVTPVEGKMFDSSEIDADAIKNIPGILHYAEIIEESAMLKYGSQQYFATIKGIPQNYASYTNIDSLIVDGEFILNDKGTKYAVVGQGVAYNLGIGLTFIDPIRIIVPKKGRQIKINPARAINYNSIFPSGIFAVLEEVDSKYVLVPFDFAKDLFESGSNISSIELGIDKNARVGAVQKEIQDILGEKFHVKNKYQQHDSLNKTMRSEKAVVYLILVFILVIASFNVLSSLSMLIIDKKEDIAILKSMGATSKLIRRIFLFEGWLISVLGAVIGTVLGLFICWLQIEFSFMKLPQNGSFVISAYPVRIISTDVVLIFAVVLLIGFLAPLFPVKFISNKYLLRSDS, from the coding sequence TTGAATCTTCCGCTTTATATCGCAAAACGGTATCTGATTTCAAAAAAGAAACAGAATATAATTAACTTAATATCAGGAATATCAATAAGCGGTATTATCGTGGGAACGATGGCTTTAATAATCGTTCTTTCGGTAATGAACGGTTTTAGCAGCCTGATAAATTACTTTTTTAGCAGTTTCGACGCCGATCTGAAAGTTACTCCTGTGGAAGGAAAAATGTTTGATTCCTCGGAAATTGATGCTGATGCAATTAAAAACATCCCCGGGATCCTGCATTATGCCGAGATTATTGAAGAATCAGCCATGTTAAAATATGGCAGCCAGCAATATTTTGCTACCATAAAAGGCATACCTCAAAACTATGCAAGCTATACAAATATTGATAGTTTAATTGTTGATGGTGAATTTATCCTGAATGACAAAGGAACCAAATATGCGGTTGTTGGCCAGGGAGTTGCATACAATCTTGGTATCGGACTTACATTCATCGATCCCATCCGTATAATTGTTCCCAAAAAAGGACGTCAGATAAAAATAAATCCTGCCCGTGCTATCAATTACAACTCAATTTTTCCATCCGGAATTTTTGCCGTTCTGGAAGAAGTAGACTCCAAATATGTTTTGGTTCCTTTCGATTTTGCAAAAGATTTGTTTGAAAGTGGCTCAAACATTTCATCCATTGAACTTGGAATAGACAAAAATGCGAGGGTAGGTGCCGTGCAGAAAGAAATTCAGGACATTCTCGGGGAAAAGTTCCACGTGAAAAACAAATACCAGCAACACGATTCCCTAAACAAAACAATGAGATCTGAAAAAGCTGTTGTTTATTTAATTCTTGTATTTATTCTTGTCATTGCTTCTTTTAATGTACTCAGTAGTCTTTCTATGCTGATTATCGACAAAAAAGAAGATATTGCCATTCTCAAAAGTATGGGTGCTACTTCAAAATTAATACGCCGGATTTTCCTGTTTGAAGGATGGTTGATTTCAGTTTTAGGCGCAGTAATTGGTACTGTTTTAGGGCTTTTTATCTGTTGGTTACAAATCGAATTTAGCTTTATGAAACTACCGCAAAATGGTTCATTTGTAATCTCAGCTTACCCGGTTCGTATTATTTCAACCGATGTTGTTCTTATTTTCGCCGTAGTTTTGCTTATCGGATTTTTGGCTCCTTTGTTTCCCGTCAAATTTATTTCTAATAAATATTTATTACGGTCTGACTCATAA
- the rbfA gene encoding 30S ribosome-binding factor RbfA — MEQFSTRQNKISRLVQREMAEILLKINKSKYTGKLITVTVVRVTKDLGIARIYLSIFPSEFGDEILSDLKLQGKQIRGELGRKVGKSLRVIPELEFYIDDSLDYIDNIDKLLKS, encoded by the coding sequence ATGGAACAATTTAGCACACGTCAGAATAAGATATCAAGGTTGGTTCAGCGTGAAATGGCAGAAATACTTCTAAAAATAAACAAATCGAAATACACTGGAAAACTAATTACGGTAACTGTTGTAAGAGTTACAAAAGACCTGGGTATTGCACGCATTTACCTTAGCATCTTTCCTTCCGAATTTGGGGACGAAATTCTTTCAGACCTGAAACTACAGGGTAAACAAATACGAGGAGAATTGGGTCGGAAAGTGGGTAAAAGCCTGAGGGTGATTCCCGAACTTGAATTTTATATTGACGACAGCCTCGATTATATCGATAACATTGATAAATTACTAAAGTCGTAG
- a CDS encoding carboxypeptidase-like regulatory domain-containing protein, with amino-acid sequence MLKVKVSILLAILFSSSIYGQQDGSVLEKRVTIVQNNQTLSNILNQLSWQAGVFFSYDASVIDAEKKYNIEAADKSLFTVLSELFGTKKFRFSERENQIIISENTDYKQPEEKQDSIPVKYFFLSGKIIEDKKEEPIPYASVSLLNKPIGTITNIDGEFLLKVHPGNIKDTVIISCMGYEQIELPAFELLDEDLFIMNPVSIRIREVKVTAITPDKLLKNIRNNISKNYSDNNRLMTAFYRETIKQDKNYVNISEAIVEILKASYINLFRDDLVRLLKGRRSPDVQPFQWLNFKLQGGPFTITKLDVIKNMESFIDGEFEHLYKYNIKKVVWYNDYPVYVLEFKPTSNQIFPLFVGEMYVHRETFAVLHARFQLNKEGLKTAESVMIKKKPRRVKAKPTDVKYEVNYQQYSGKWHLANAKASVKIKVKSKRDNVNSEYHSVSDLLVTDINKTEVKRFTRNESINQSDIFVELINEYDEKFWENYNIIKPDENLINAIKTITSNN; translated from the coding sequence ATGCTCAAAGTTAAAGTTAGCATATTACTGGCCATCCTGTTTTCCAGTTCCATTTACGGACAACAGGATGGTTCTGTTTTAGAAAAACGCGTTACTATCGTCCAAAATAACCAAACGCTCTCAAATATATTAAACCAGCTAAGCTGGCAGGCCGGTGTGTTTTTTTCCTACGACGCATCAGTTATCGATGCAGAAAAAAAATACAACATCGAAGCAGCTGACAAATCCCTGTTTACTGTTTTAAGCGAACTTTTTGGCACAAAAAAATTCCGCTTTTCTGAACGCGAAAATCAAATCATTATTTCTGAAAATACTGATTATAAGCAACCAGAAGAAAAACAAGATTCGATTCCTGTAAAATATTTCTTTCTGTCGGGAAAAATAATTGAAGATAAAAAAGAAGAACCAATTCCTTACGCATCTGTTTCATTACTCAATAAACCAATTGGCACCATTACCAATATTGATGGAGAATTTCTTTTAAAAGTCCATCCGGGTAATATCAAAGACACCGTTATCATTTCATGTATGGGTTACGAACAGATAGAACTTCCAGCTTTTGAACTGCTTGACGAAGATTTATTTATCATGAATCCCGTTTCTATTAGGATTCGCGAAGTTAAAGTCACAGCAATCACACCGGATAAACTGCTTAAAAATATAAGAAACAACATTTCCAAAAATTACAGCGACAATAACCGTCTGATGACCGCTTTTTATCGTGAAACAATAAAACAAGATAAAAATTATGTTAATATATCAGAAGCCATTGTTGAAATTTTAAAAGCTTCCTATATAAATCTTTTCCGCGACGATTTAGTCCGGCTTTTAAAAGGAAGAAGAAGCCCTGATGTACAACCGTTTCAATGGTTAAATTTTAAATTGCAGGGTGGACCGTTTACAATTACAAAACTCGATGTAATCAAAAACATGGAGTCTTTTATTGATGGAGAGTTTGAACATTTATACAAATACAATATAAAAAAAGTAGTCTGGTACAACGACTATCCAGTTTATGTATTGGAATTTAAGCCCACTTCCAATCAAATCTTTCCTCTGTTTGTAGGCGAAATGTATGTTCATCGTGAAACATTTGCTGTTTTACATGCCAGGTTTCAATTAAATAAAGAAGGACTAAAAACCGCTGAAAGTGTAATGATTAAAAAGAAACCGCGGCGGGTGAAAGCAAAACCAACCGATGTAAAGTACGAAGTAAATTATCAGCAATACAGTGGAAAATGGCATTTGGCTAACGCTAAAGCCTCGGTCAAAATAAAAGTGAAAAGTAAACGCGATAACGTAAATTCAGAGTATCATAGTGTTTCGGATCTGCTGGTTACCGATATAAATAAAACTGAAGTCAAAAGGTTTACAAGAAATGAATCTATAAATCAAAGCGATATTTTTGTTGAGCTTATTAATGAATATGATGAAAAATTCTGGGAGAATTACAACATTATTAAACCCGACGAAAATTTGATAAATGCTATAAAAACAATAACATCAAACAACTAA
- a CDS encoding aspartyl protease family protein codes for MKTLIKKIGITTIFAIAIMAFIPKTLLAQETKTQALDQNISIYAEDEPLADVIEKICDYLNLDYSYNSSIVEDKKISLNVSNKPIKFVLDKLMKDFYLLFEIEDNILVVRDYVPLEQSIDFEESSQQFFGNNRGFLFDDPRKKSITVKFKSASNLIIIPVNINDSDTLNFILDTGVRHPIITELPFVNKLNLNYMMPIQIKGLGEGEELTAYRSGNNSLSIDGLTARNQEVQMIIDENFQISHMLGIPVHGLIGFNLFKDYVVEIDYLNEQITLNRPEYYKYRDRRKDIVLPLMFDGNKPFVRTSIVTDELKEVPVKLLVDTGASDAIWLSEKSDSRIDLPQNHIETFLGRGLNGDLYGVKGRIDGIWVGPLVLPKPIVAFPNSELIDQLISSNDRNGTIGAEILRRFRVTIDYRNSRLTLRPTHKIKDDFNYNMSGMEIINPMPGLPIFTITSIQENSPAFYAGLKENDQILSINSSNHQSLELNDINLLLQSRENKKIKVKVLRDGEEFKTSFELKKMF; via the coding sequence ATGAAAACTCTAATAAAAAAAATAGGTATAACAACCATATTTGCGATTGCAATAATGGCTTTTATTCCCAAAACACTGCTCGCACAAGAAACCAAAACACAGGCTCTGGATCAAAATATCAGTATTTATGCAGAAGACGAGCCTTTGGCTGACGTGATTGAGAAAATATGTGATTATCTCAATCTCGATTACTCCTATAATTCAAGTATTGTTGAAGACAAAAAAATCAGCTTAAACGTATCGAACAAACCCATTAAATTTGTTCTCGACAAACTGATGAAAGACTTTTATCTCCTTTTCGAAATTGAAGATAATATACTGGTTGTTCGCGACTATGTTCCGCTGGAACAAAGTATTGATTTTGAAGAAAGTTCGCAACAATTTTTTGGAAACAACAGGGGATTTTTATTTGATGATCCGCGAAAAAAATCGATTACCGTAAAATTTAAATCTGCGAGTAATCTCATCATCATCCCGGTAAATATCAATGATTCAGACACATTAAATTTTATTCTCGATACAGGTGTTCGCCACCCGATTATTACCGAGTTGCCCTTTGTAAACAAATTGAACCTGAATTATATGATGCCGATCCAAATCAAAGGATTGGGAGAGGGGGAGGAGTTGACGGCATACCGTTCAGGAAACAATTCCCTTAGTATTGACGGGCTCACAGCACGAAATCAGGAAGTTCAAATGATTATAGACGAAAACTTCCAGATTTCACATATGCTTGGAATTCCGGTTCATGGTCTTATCGGTTTCAATTTATTCAAAGATTATGTGGTTGAAATTGACTACTTAAATGAACAAATTACGCTAAACAGACCGGAATATTACAAATACCGCGACAGAAGAAAAGACATTGTCCTCCCCCTCATGTTTGATGGAAACAAACCTTTTGTTAGAACCAGTATTGTTACCGACGAGCTAAAAGAAGTTCCTGTAAAACTGCTGGTTGACACCGGAGCGAGCGATGCAATCTGGTTGTCTGAAAAATCAGATTCACGTATTGACTTGCCGCAAAACCATATTGAAACATTTTTAGGAAGAGGATTAAACGGTGATTTGTATGGAGTAAAAGGAAGAATTGACGGAATTTGGGTTGGTCCGCTGGTGTTGCCCAAACCGATAGTAGCATTTCCCAACTCAGAATTAATCGACCAGCTGATTTCTTCGAACGACAGGAACGGAACCATTGGTGCTGAAATTTTGCGTCGATTTAGGGTTACTATTGATTACAGAAACAGCCGCCTTACTTTACGCCCAACTCATAAAATTAAAGATGATTTTAATTACAATATGAGTGGTATGGAAATCATTAATCCAATGCCCGGGTTACCAATTTTTACCATTACAAGCATCCAGGAAAATTCACCTGCATTTTATGCCGGGTTAAAGGAAAACGACCAGATTTTATCGATAAACAGCAGCAACCACCAATCGTTGGAATTAAACGATATCAACTTATTGTTACAAAGTAGAGAAAATAAAAAGATCAAGGTGAAAGTTCTGAGAGACGGAGAGGAATTTAAAACTTCTTTTGAGTTGAAAAAGATGTTTTAA
- a CDS encoding FecR family protein has protein sequence MGKKKNIGKGEWELLAKLATNESGSEDREETKSWLKKSQEIRSELETTQKMLKKIDDFYTLKNFDSHGAWRNVQSKIYPEKAKTVRLKKIRKEAIRKFYKYAAVVLVALLLGSIGYYIGFVYQNPVQENQIVMAENQVLNEYVLPDGSVVTLNWNSQLEFPKNFNDSIREVTIRGEAFFDVKPNAKKPFVINAGNAQVKVLGTSFNVSAYPETETVEVVVKTGKVRVIRKKPDMQTAINEVILVPGEKGTLFNQNNLLEKSVNTNPNFVAWKTLDLIFDEVPLNEVILNLEKVYHAEIQLMEPELNNLVYTGHFDQKPINFVLDVIRLTFNLNLSEENEQFVLSDRK, from the coding sequence ATGGGAAAAAAGAAAAACATAGGAAAAGGGGAGTGGGAGCTTCTGGCGAAATTGGCTACCAACGAAAGCGGAAGTGAAGATAGGGAAGAAACAAAATCCTGGTTGAAGAAATCGCAGGAAATCCGGAGTGAGTTGGAAACAACCCAAAAAATGCTGAAAAAAATTGATGATTTCTACACTTTAAAAAATTTTGATTCTCATGGTGCATGGAGAAATGTACAATCGAAGATTTATCCTGAAAAAGCAAAAACTGTTCGGCTTAAAAAAATCAGAAAGGAGGCAATTCGCAAATTTTATAAATATGCTGCCGTAGTTCTTGTTGCTTTACTTTTAGGATCAATTGGATATTATATCGGTTTCGTTTATCAAAATCCGGTTCAGGAAAATCAAATTGTTATGGCCGAAAACCAGGTTTTAAACGAATATGTTTTGCCCGATGGATCGGTGGTTACATTAAACTGGAACTCGCAACTTGAATTTCCGAAAAATTTTAACGACAGCATTCGGGAAGTAACCATCAGGGGAGAAGCATTTTTTGACGTAAAACCAAATGCCAAAAAACCTTTTGTAATTAATGCCGGCAATGCACAGGTAAAAGTTTTAGGTACCTCTTTTAACGTTAGTGCATATCCCGAAACCGAAACCGTTGAAGTTGTGGTAAAAACCGGAAAAGTCCGGGTTATTCGGAAAAAACCGGATATGCAAACCGCAATCAATGAAGTGATCCTTGTTCCCGGCGAAAAGGGTACGCTTTTTAACCAAAATAACCTTTTGGAAAAATCGGTAAACACAAATCCCAATTTTGTTGCCTGGAAAACGCTAGATCTGATATTCGACGAAGTTCCGTTAAATGAAGTTATTCTGAATTTAGAAAAAGTATATCACGCTGAGATTCAGTTAATGGAACCTGAATTGAATAATCTTGTATATACTGGTCATTTCGACCAAAAACCGATTAATTTTGTTTTAGATGTGATACGGCTCACTTTTAATTTAAATTTATCGGAAGAAAATGAACAGTTTGTCCTATCTGACCGTAAATAA
- a CDS encoding RNA polymerase sigma-70 factor, whose amino-acid sequence MNLPEEKAWMKKMQTGDQKAFEMLFHKYYGNLCLYATKILNNNEAAEEVVQEFFVKFWGKREQINIDTSIKNYVFRSVRNLCLNYIKHNKIKENYIKNSENDMQSNIDFEEHFIEVDLAQKIEESINSLPEKRREIFRLSREEGLKYREIAEKLNISIKTVEAQMGLAIKNLREKLKDYKHFLMLFFILFKRTN is encoded by the coding sequence ATGAACCTACCTGAAGAAAAGGCATGGATGAAAAAGATGCAAACAGGCGATCAGAAAGCTTTTGAAATGCTATTTCACAAATATTACGGCAACCTCTGTTTATATGCAACAAAAATTTTAAACAATAATGAAGCTGCAGAGGAAGTGGTTCAGGAGTTTTTTGTAAAATTTTGGGGAAAAAGAGAACAAATCAATATCGATACGTCCATAAAAAATTATGTTTTCCGTTCAGTAAGAAATTTATGTTTAAACTATATTAAACATAATAAGATAAAAGAAAACTATATAAAGAACAGCGAAAATGATATGCAGTCAAATATTGACTTTGAAGAACACTTTATAGAGGTTGACCTGGCACAAAAAATTGAAGAAAGTATCAATTCTCTTCCGGAAAAACGACGCGAAATATTTCGCTTAAGCAGGGAAGAAGGTTTAAAATACCGGGAGATTGCTGAAAAACTAAATATTTCTATAAAAACGGTTGAAGCCCAAATGGGGTTGGCAATCAAAAATTTACGCGAAAAATTAAAAGATTATAAACACTTTCTGATGCTCTTTTTCATTTTGTTTAAAAGGACAAATTAA